The Arachis hypogaea cultivar Tifrunner chromosome 14, arahy.Tifrunner.gnm2.J5K5, whole genome shotgun sequence genome has a segment encoding these proteins:
- the LOC112742757 gene encoding uncharacterized protein — translation MNTLAPQQDSSKSKCLRLNPEQMEVCHLVRDLGIRPMIWKFHPSKRDEIRRAYLKAGPNQPILDNYPFSSDTSRHRRFQASWFELYPSWLEYSIEDDAVYYLPCYLFAIESSINTGSNAFIENDFRNWKKLILMVASTEVRQIHEFFTQLTAIVSIVGTSCKRYDQLQEAQEIENAKLIANDELEIGQATHTVLNNIIDGTTSAKKCEAYGVNKGLLIFCAKHYNKIPRHFECIHVVSTSKLLLKKLRDNGWCNLLEIVKKFCEKHEIDIPDMSTQYTIGRGRSCQPKITIKHHYRVDVFLAAIASQIQELNSRFNEETMELLTLSIALDLKDNFKLFNIQNICKLAEKFYPSDFSDYERILLNAQLQHYAFDILNHLKDVGTLSELCKRLKETGKLKTYHLVDRLICNVLTLPVSTATTERAFSAMKIFKTRLQSKMADEFLVDNLVICIEKEIAATFSTNSIIDDFESRKKR, via the exons ATGAATACTTTAGCTCCTCAACAAGATAGTTCAAAGTCAAAGTGCCTACGACTTAATCCTGAACAAATGGAAGTATGTCATTTGGTAAGAGATCTAGGAATTCGACCAATGATTTGGAAGTTTCATCCAAGTAAAAGAGATGAAATTCGTCGAGCTTATCTTAAAGCTGGACCaaatcaaccaatacttgataaTTATCCATTCTCGAGCGATACAAGTCGTCATCGTCGTTTTCAAGCTTCTTGGTTTGAATTATACCCTTCATGGTTAGAATATTCTATTGAAGATGATGCTGTATATTATTTACCATGCTACCTATTTGCTATAGAATCTTCAATCAACACAGGTTCAAATGCTTTCATTGAAAACGACTTCAGGAATTGGAAGAAG TTAATACTGATGGTTGCTTCAACGGAAGTACGTCAAATTCATGAGTTTTTCACACAATTAACTGCTATTGTCAGTATTGTTGGTACATCTTGCAAACGATATGATCAACTACAAGAAGCTCAAGAAATTGAAAATGCAAAATTGATTGCCAATGATGAGCTAGAAATAGGTCAAG CTACTCATACCGTTCTTAATAACATTATTGATGGTACAACTTCTGCTAAAAAATGTGAGGCTTATGGTGTCAACAAA GGATTACTaatattttgtgccaagcattaCAACAAAATCCCAAGACATTTTGAATGCATTCATGTTGTTTCCACATCAAAACTACTTCTTAAAAAATTGAGGGATAACGGTTGGTGCAATTTACTTGAGATTGTTAAGAAATTTTGTGAGAAACATGAAATTGACATCCCTGATATGAGTACACAATACACGATTGGAAGAGGTCGATCTTGTCAaccaaagataacaatcaagcaTCATTATCGAGTAGATGTGTTTTTGGCAGCAATTGCCTCTCAAATTCAAGAGTTAAATAGTAGATTCAATGAGGAAACCATGGAGCTTTTGACTTTAAGTATTGCCTTAGACCTTAAagataattttaagttgtttaaTATTCAGAATATATGTAAGTTGGCTGAAAAATTTTATCCTTCAGATTTTTCTGATtatgaaaggattcttttgaATGCTCAATTGCAACATTATGCATTTGATATACTGAATCATCTAAAAGATGTTGGGACACTTTCTGAGTTATGTAAAAGATTGAAAGAAACaggaaaattaaaaacttatcaTTTGGTTGATAGACTGATTTGCAATGTCTTGACTCTTCCAGTATCTACAGCAACAACAGAAAGAGCTTTCTCGGcaatgaaaatttttaaaacaaggCTTCAGAGTAAAATGGCAGACGAATTTCTTGTAGATAATTTAGTCATTTGCATTGAGAAAGAAATTGCAGCTACTTTCAGTACAAATTCAATAATAGATGACTTCGAATCAAGGAAAAAACGTTAG